One genomic window of Dunckerocampus dactyliophorus isolate RoL2022-P2 chromosome 7, RoL_Ddac_1.1, whole genome shotgun sequence includes the following:
- the leng1 gene encoding leukocyte receptor cluster member 1, producing the protein MNILPKKSWHVRNKDNVARVRRDEAQAAEEEREAKRRVERAEQEARTEYLRRKARAAIQAGGGGRGDDKDAEQSGALEHLNLFPLEDSMEKKGNEEYLKEKKEEKEKQERAIGLLVSLGPQPGTEVTPWYMKTGLEKEEEKKDKEKEKEKKKEISEEERERKDRRLKDSLDPLKDMKQALGETGTKAHKSKKKDKKDKGEKRSSGESSIQRLRTERLQREAEERRRAQSLLAQRNGKDKESGRELNERERPYNSAYFPELARKRQRRDRDSWRDEILKS; encoded by the exons ATGAACATTCTCCCCAAGAAGAGCTGGCACGTCCGTAACAAGGACAACGTCGCCCGCGTGAGGAGAGATGAAGCTCAGGCAGCTGAGGAGGAACGTGAGGCCAAGCGGCGAGTGGAACGGGCAGAACAAGAG GCTCGTACAGAGTACCTGCGAAGAAAAGCAAGAGCAGCAATccaagcaggaggaggaggacgcggGGATGACAAAGATGCGGAACAGAGTGGCGCTTTGGAGCATCTCAACCTTTTCCCTCTTGAGGACTCCATGGAGAAGAAGGGCAACGAGGAGTATCTCAAAGAGAAGAAAGAAGAGAAG GAGAAACAGGAGCGCGCCATCGGCTTACTGGTGTCTCTCGGACCCCAGCCCGGGACCGAGGTGACTCCCTGGTACATGAAAACGGGCCTGGAGaaggaagaagagaagaaggacaaggagaaagaaaaggagaagaagaaagagaTAAGTGAGGAGGAGAGGGAGAGGAAAGATCGCAGGCTGAAGGATAGTTTGGACCCACTGAAAGACATGAAGCAAGCTTTAGGTGAGACGGGCACGAAGGCGCACAAGAGCAAGAAAAAGGACAAGAAAGACAAAGGGGAGAAGAGGAGCAGTGGGGAAAG CTCCATACAGAGACTTCGAACAGAGCGCTTgcagagggaggctgaggagcgGCGGCGAGCCCAGTCCCTGCTGGCTCAGCGTAATGGCAAGGACAAGGAGTCGGGCAGGGAGCTGAACGAGCGCGAGAGGCCGTACAACAGCGCCTACTTCCCAGAACTGGCTCGCAAGCGACAGAGGCGGGACAGGGACAGCTGGAGAGATGAGATTTTGAAAtcctaa